One window of the Lactobacillus sp. PV034 genome contains the following:
- a CDS encoding class I SAM-dependent methyltransferase produces the protein MEKITDIYPKFQEVVSILQKALNVSFSSALTETFDNLENEKIKVEEGAPDKETVAELTEKYRKLNYENLPKDLKVQVFTLLALKSINEDGRNYTQLPTPSIIATIIALLWQKLINTDSSKLEVVDPAIGTGNLLYSVIRQLVQENHSKNPYKLVGIDNDETLLDLADVGAHLDGLKIELFNQDALDPWMVPPADIILSDIPMGYYPLDNNAKRFENHAKEGHSFAHILFIEQIVKNLNKNGFAFLVVPKIMFTNAVQGEFINWLGKKVNIQAIIDLPTDMFANATQQKSILVFQNHGDLAKQRNVLVAQLPSLKDNKALIEFSVKLNEWYKNNQ, from the coding sequence ATCTTTCTCTTCTGCTTTAACTGAAACTTTTGATAATTTAGAAAACGAAAAAATCAAAGTTGAAGAGGGGGCCCCTGATAAGGAAACAGTTGCCGAATTAACGGAAAAATATCGTAAATTAAATTATGAAAACTTACCTAAAGATTTAAAGGTACAAGTTTTCACGCTTTTAGCCTTAAAGTCAATTAATGAGGATGGAAGAAATTATACGCAGCTTCCTACGCCTTCAATTATTGCAACAATTATTGCTTTGTTATGGCAAAAGTTAATTAATACCGATAGTAGCAAATTAGAAGTAGTCGATCCAGCTATTGGAACTGGAAATTTACTTTATTCAGTAATTCGACAATTAGTTCAAGAAAATCATTCAAAGAATCCTTATAAGTTAGTTGGGATTGATAATGACGAAACCTTATTAGATTTGGCGGATGTAGGAGCACACTTAGATGGATTAAAAATTGAATTATTTAACCAAGATGCTTTAGATCCATGGATGGTTCCACCTGCTGATATTATTCTTAGTGATATCCCAATGGGGTATTATCCACTTGATAATAATGCTAAAAGATTTGAAAATCATGCTAAAGAAGGACATTCTTTTGCTCATATTTTATTTATTGAACAAATAGTAAAGAATTTAAATAAAAATGGTTTTGCATTTTTAGTAGTACCTAAGATCATGTTTACTAATGCAGTGCAAGGTGAATTTATCAATTGGTTAGGAAAAAAGGTTAATATTCAAGCTATTATTGATTTACCTACTGATATGTTTGCTAACGCTACACAGCAAAAATCAATTTTAGTTTTCCAGAATCATGGTGATCTTGCTAAGCAAAGAAATGTATTAGTTGCCCAATTACCTTCTTTAAAAGATAATAAGGCACTTATTGAATTTAGCGTTAAATTGAATGAGTGGTATAAGAATAATCAGTAG